In Daucus carota subsp. sativus chromosome 4, DH1 v3.0, whole genome shotgun sequence, one DNA window encodes the following:
- the LOC108216550 gene encoding uncharacterized protein LOC108216550, with protein sequence MPLRMSETSVLALREALASQQQLLQKLYNELDKEREASSTAASEALSMILRLQGEKAAVKMEAEHYKRLAEEKMCYAEESIQIFEDIMYQKEMEIASLDYQVQAYKYKLLSLGCNDPESGELKFPENLLQRKENLIEETSARNISRRNSAPPVPFKFSYFKNKGVTERERSESPETDMSTLRVVEEHTSEEVSDQNLGSEKQYGVSAIGDKNSYWEQIRLLDEQVNKIAGEEYRKLRSRSRSPSLISQGSSSIMFGDAMKETITIEAEELTHPSNSLVYEGTRNSSYVSVHDVFEVPQTSETISCGECKAKDEGKMILQVSEKCGVPELYANEAIKQCIKDQADSLGEMLLAKNCKPIEVCQPSEGVSVDCHLALVHPTVGYSETQNEVQEFHMPSEIVELTPASRQESNNNRGEDELRLLSSIQEQLNSIQNEIRSLKPKESKKCSLQEDLSMASLQEAMLHFWL encoded by the exons ATGCCTTTAAGGATGTCAGAAACAAGTGTTTTAGCCCTGAGAGAAGCACTTGCTtctcaacaacaacttcttcagAAGCTTTACAATGAGTTAGATAAGGAAAGAGAAGCTTCTTCTACTGCAGCAAGTGAAGCATTGTCAATGATCTTGCGTCTTCAAGGAGAAAAGGCTGCGGTCAAGATGGAAGCGGAGCATTATAAGAGATTGGCAGAGGAAAAGATGTGTTATGCGGAGGAATCAATACAGATTTTTGAAGATATTATGTATCAGAAAGAAATGGAAATTGCTTCTCTAGATTATCAAGTTCAGGCTTATAAGTATAAGCTACTAAGTCTTGGATGTAATGATCCTGAATCCGGGGAGCTGAAATTCCCTGAGAACTTGCTCCAAAGGAAGGAGAATTTGATTGAGGAGACTAGTGCCCGAAATATTTCAAGGAGGAATTCTGCTCCTCCGGTTCCTTTTAAGTTTTCGTATTTTAAGAATAAAGGTGTTACTGAAAGAGAGAGGTCTGAAAGTCCGGAGACTGACATGAGTACACTACGCGTAGTGGAGGAGCACACAAGTGAAGAAGTTAGTGACCAGAATTTGGGTTCTGAAAAGCAGTATGGCGTTTCTGCTATCGGTGACAAAAATTCGTATTGGGAACAAATCAGACTGTTAGATGAGCAAGTGAATAAGATAGCAGGAGAAGAGTACAGAAAGTTGAGGAGTCGTTCAAGGTCTCCTTCACTGATTTCACAAGGCAGCAGTAGTATCATGTTTGGTGATGCCATGAAAGAAACCATAACTATTGAGGCAGAGGAATTGACGCATCCAAGTAATTCACTTGTATACGAAGGTACTAGGAATTCCAGTTATGTGTCTGTTCATGATGTTTTTGAAGTTCCACAAACATCTGAGACCATCAGCTGTGGTGAATGCAAAGCTAAAGATGAGGGGAAAATGATTTTGCAAGTTAGTGAGAAATGTGGAGTTCCAGAACTCTATGCAAACGAGGCCATCAAACAATGCATCAAAGATCAAGCTGACTCTTTGGGTGAAATGCTTCTAGCTAAAAACTGCAAGCCTATTGAAGTATGTCAACCATCTGAGGGGGTCTCTGTTGATTGCCACTTGGCATTAGTTCACCCTACTGTAGGTTATTCTGAAACGCAGAATGAAGTTCAAGAATTTCATATGCCATCTGAGATAGTCGAGTTGACCCCAGCCTCAAGGCAAGAATCTAACAATAATAGAGGGGAAGATGAACTGAGGTTGTTAAGCTCAATTCAGGAGCAACTAAACTCAATTCAGAACGAGATAAGAAGTTTGAAACCAAAGGAGTCgaagaaatgttctctccaggagGATTTGTCTATGGCTTCTTTACAGGAG GCGATGCTACATTTTTGGCTATGA
- the LOC108216706 gene encoding uncharacterized protein LOC108216706, protein MVVVAAGSTTFAKEMAIRKRISNIFNKREDDFPSLREYNDYLEEVEDMIVNLVEGIDVPAIEARISQYQKENSEQIMNAQARKAEEYAAALAASKGQPVNNDFDATGSQSSQAAIGAGGNYAPAVAGGVIAQPIPIASGHEMLGYQFDDEEMMKLKAERGGKAGGWSIELSKKRALEEAFGSIWI, encoded by the exons ATGGTGGTGGTCGCGGCCGGGTCCACTACCTTCGCCAAGGAGATGGCCATTCGCAAACGCATCTCCAATAT ATTTAATAAAAGAGAAGATGATTTTCCTTCGTTAAGAGAGTATAATGATTACTTGGAGGAGGTGGAGGACATGA TTGTAAATTTGGTTGAAGGCATAGATGTTCCTGCCATTGAAGCAAGGATTTCCCAGTACCAGAAAGAAAATTCGGAGCAGATAATGAATGCCCAAGCTCGGAAG GCAGAAGAATATGCAGCAGCACTGGCAGCAAGCAAGGGGCAGCCTGTTAATAATGACTTCGATGCG ACTGGGAGTCAGAGCTCTCAAGCTGCGATTGGTGCAGGGGGTAATTATGCCCCTGCAGTTGCTGGAGGTGTCATAGCACAGCCAATACCAATCGCGTCGGGACATGAGATGCTGGGCTATCAATTTGATGATGAAGAAATGATGAAACTCAAAGCAGAAAGAGGTGGAAAAGCTGGAGGGTGGAGCATTGAATTAAGCAAGAAAAGGGCTCTTGAAGAAGCATTTGGAAGCATTTGGATTTGA
- the LOC108215941 gene encoding uncharacterized protein LOC108215941 produces MVRDYYSHADPCRETVPRNNQHRYPQTHTFSREPSNFVRQSHPGRVRHYYSRRYKPSRATEDSYEHHVYGPSVYDSDRCPIGSLCTFDRPSSFRREFKRRGSKPREAYSQQTRRSQNGLPERYVWNREYLNENLLQHGSLGSSKKQFRSHSKRSSSNIRRIESCSRSNSGYDEYPRYWASRDERITPDCMNPSHNFQVSQKPHYCRRFPNRTASRINSGYDECPRSRASLDKMISSTVQLQPSKSTDSKTYYKPPRKSRRRKAVNMKKHTPRRDQISEDSDSDSDSLTEFSEPIHIKWDGGIGKECVHIEQICPVCEKDLSYISSIDSYYEDDAEPPKLPEVAVLPCGHAFHTECLMQFTEEGQSREPPCFLCNSYLD; encoded by the exons ATGGTCCGTGATTACTATAGTCATGCTGATCCTTGCCGGGAAACAGTGCCCAGAAATAATCAGCATCGATATCCTCAGACACATACATTCAGCCGTGAACCATCAAATTTTGTCAGACAGTCGCATCCTGGTAGAGTTCGACATTACTATTCCAGAAGATACAAGCCCTCACGAGCTACAGAGGATTCATATGAACATCATGTTTATGGTCCATCTGTCTATGATAGTGATCGCTGTCCAATTGGCTCACTATGTACTTTTGATAGGCCATCATCCTTCCGCAGAGAATTCAAGCGAAGAGGAAGTAAGCCTAGGGAAGCTTATTCTCAACAAACCAGAAGATCACAAAATGGACTGCCAGAAAGATATGTTTGGAATAGAGAATATTTAAATGAGAATTTGCTTCAGCATGGTAGTTTAGGAAGTTCTAAAAAACAGTTTCGCAGTCACTCTAAAAGATCAAGTAGCAACATCAGGAGGATTGAATCTTGCTCACGCTCCAATAGTGGCTATGATGAGTATCCAAGGTATTGGGCTAGTCGTGATGAGAGAATTACCCCTGATTGTATGAACCCGAGTCATAATTTTCAGGTTTCCCAGAAGCCACATTACTGCAGGAGGTTTCCTAACAGAACTGCCTCACGTATCAATAGTGGCTATGATGAGTGTCCAAGGTCTAGGGCTAGCCTTGATAAGATGATCAGCTCTACTGTTCAACTTCAACCGAGCAAGTCAACTGATTCTAAAACCTACTATAAACCACCTCGAAAGAGTCGACGCCGTAAGGCTGTAAATATGAAGAAACATACACCTAGAAGGGACCAAATTTCAGAAGATTCAGATTCAGACTCAGATTCACTAACAGAATTTTCAGAACCAATTCATATTAAATGGGATGGCG GTATTGGCAAAGAATGTGTGCACATCGAACAAATCTGCCCTGTTTGTGAGAAGGATTTGTCTTACATTTCGTCGATAGATTCTTATTATGAAGATGATGCGGAACCTCCTAAACTTCCAGAAGTTGCTGTTCTGCCCTGTGGACATGCTTTTCATACTGAATGTTTGATGCAGTTTACAGAAGAGGGACAGTCCAGAGAACCGCCATGCTTTCTATGTAATAGTTATTTGGATTAA
- the LOC108217682 gene encoding wax ester synthase/diacylglycerol acyltransferase 4: protein MVMKVKTKTDDDNIISEESTPVSPLGQYLNSSALSLSLYAVLEFQVPVNDLPISLVSDKFLPISPRFSSVMVRDEKSGVKKWKPVEVNVNDHYFVPEFPEGLSPEEYEECLYEYISKIAMEELPRSLPLWQIHKFNYPTSSGVQGSVIFKLHHSLGDGYSLMGALLSCLERADNPCLPLTLPSRQSSSKTSAKNSNVSFIRAAAQFPSNLVTSLLDFGRGILKSSVMEDDMTPIRSNHAGGVEFRPLAITNMAFSLDQIKKITTNLKVTINDVMTGAILLGVRMYMEAEDKKSGNANATALALLNTRDIDGYKSVSEMLKPKAKMPWGNQFAFLHLPMPKLTDSHDPLDFVFQTQRTIKRLKNNYAVFLNSQFLNISRKLIGPEATSKFLYSTLKNSSMCISNMIGPVEQMALAKHPVQGLYFAASGLPKSLVVTLLSYVGTLRATIAVEKGFIDPDKLKVFIQKAFDIIFEAAVPPGC, encoded by the exons ATGGTGATGAAGGTGAAGACGAAGACGGATGATGATAATATAATCTCTGAAGAATCGACGCCGGTGAGTCCACTGGGACAGTACCTCAACAGCTCAGCCTTGTCTCTTTCTCTCTACGCTGTTCTTGAATTTCAGGTCCCCGTCAATGACTTGCCGATCTCTCTTGTCAGCGACAAGTTCTTACCCATCAGCCCTCGCTTCTCTTCTGTTATG GTTAGAGACGAGAAGAGcggtgtaaagaaatggaagccTGTTGAAGTGAACGTGAATGATCACTACTTTGTTCCGGAGTTTCCAGAAGGATTATCACCCGAAGAATACGAAGAGTgtctttatgaatatatatccaAGATTGCAATGGAAGAGCTCCCGAGAAGCTTGCCCTTATGGCAAATCCACAAGTTTAACTATCCCACAAGTAGTGGTGTGCAGGGGAGTGTGATATTTAAGCTGCACCATTCACTTGGTGATGGCTATTCTCTTATGGGAGCTCTTCTTTCTTGTCTAGAGAGAGCGGATAATCCTTGTCTTCCTTTAACTCTTCCCTCTCGTCAATCTAGCTCAAAAACCAGTGCTAAAAACTCGAATGTTTCTTTCATTCGAGCTGCTGCTCAGTTTCCATCCAACCTCGTGACCAGTCTTTTGGATTTTGGCCGGGGTATCTTGAAGAGCAGTGTCATGGAAGATGATATGACCCCGATAAGATCGAATCATGCTGGTGGAGTAGAGTTCAGGCCACTGGCTATAACAAATATGGCCTTTTCTCTTGATCAGATCAAGAAAATCACTACAAACCTGAAAGTG ACAATAAATGATGTGATGACCGGTGCAATATTACTAGGAGTTCGGATGTACATGGAAGCCGAGGACAAAAAATCAGGCAATGCTAATGCAACCGCATTGGCATTGCTCAACACCAGGGACATAGATGGGTACAAGTCAGTTAGCGAGATGCTTAAACCCAAGGCTAAAATGCCCTGGGGCAACCAATTTGCATTTCTGCATCTTCCGATGCCCAAACTGACTGATTCACATGATCCTCTGGATTTCGTCTTCCAAACTCAAAGAACcatcaaacgactcaagaacaACTATGCTGTTTTTCTGAATTCTCAGTTTTTAAACATCTCCCGTAAACTCATAGGTCCTGAG GCAACTTCTAAATTCCTTTACAGCACTCTGAAGAACTCGAGCATGTGTATTAGCAATATGATTGGACCGGTAGAGCAGATGGCACTGGCTAAACATCCTGTTCAAGGTCTCTACTTCGCAGCTTCAGGACTTCCAAAG AGTCTGGTGGTGACTCTACTAAGTTATGTGGGAACGTTAAGAGCAACAATTGCTGTGGAAAAAGGGTTCATCGATCCAGACAAGTTAAAGGTTTTTATCCAGAAAGCTTTCGACATCATATTCGAAGCTGCTGTTCCCCCTGGCTGTTGA